One stretch of Punica granatum isolate Tunisia-2019 chromosome 5, ASM765513v2, whole genome shotgun sequence DNA includes these proteins:
- the LOC116207780 gene encoding uncharacterized protein LOC116207780 produces MVLAKMMRACNIDAGNDDDWTEEGTDTEYFSDYVDSDNEVVTHNNSGDEGRKKRKRGKKRYITFNPNTPINEVEFSKNLIFEGPDQFKKVVQGYAIFQGFNILWKRTGDKKIEATCKNKECAWRIYGSWTFKKEGFAVKKLEGNHVNVQLGITVTKTTCYKARSLACKKILGTLEEHYNLLPSYIAELKKVNRTSTFEVVLDRGSPDGAVRFKRFYVCFDSLRKGFLEGCRSVIGLDGCFLKSKLGGQLLSAVGRDGNNQMFPFAWAVVEGENENSWRWFLDLLMKDLGIKDGYRWTIISDQQKGLEKAVKVLLPHVEHRNCARHIYANWKKNNGGVALKSLFWRAVMCTTEVEFFRIMEEMRAVSVKACDQFMQVGPQKFCRAFISEWNKCEIVHNNICECFNAYILQARAKPLIDMLEDIRTRLMKMMAEKKQLVIGSTDELCPRVKKKVEEARELSWRCTIVYVGESKFQVADLGEGYVVDLKRMTCTCRRWNLNGIPCLHAMGCIVYWNREEPQKYVHEYFKREMYLKAYEQPLEPPNGKNLWAKVQDPPALPPQVRKMPGRPKNSRNKDASEKELTRKRSNKKENNQAKLSTTHKRRGRKKKIAKLNLSQLRSNIEPGDMSQHSMDEVITQDQQRPVVPEVPSARPGCVSDIRPPKLQAKRKQIAPTLKAQISKEIALAKKGCGKVVESLLQIMMPDQPVRISYIGEYGG; encoded by the exons ATGGTTCTTGCCAAGATGATGAGAGCATGTAACATTGATGCTGGTAATGATGATGACTGGACTGAAGAGGGAACTGATACTGAATATTTCAGTGATTATGTTGATTCAGACAATGAGGTGGTCACTCATAACAATAGTGGAGATGAAGGacggaagaaaaggaaaagggggaAGAAAAGGTACATAACTTTTAATCCCAACACACCCATTAATGAGGTCGAGTTTTCAAAGAATTTGATATTTGAGGGCCCTGATCAGTTCAAGAAAGTCGTGCAAGGCTATGCCATTTTCCAAGGGTTTAACATACTCTGGAAAAGGACAGGCGATAAGAAGATTGAGGCTACTTGCAAGAATAAAGAATGCGCATGGAGAATCTATGGTAGTTGGACTTTTAAGAAAGAAGGCTTTGCTGTGAAGAAACTCGAGGGGAATCAC GTGAATGTGCAATTAGGAATCACCGTTACTAAGACTACATGTTACAAAGCTAGATCTCTGGCATGTAAAAAGATTCTTGGGACTTTAGAAGAGCATTATAACTTGCTGCCCTCTTACATAGCTGAGTTGAAAAAAGTGAATAGAACGAGCACATTTGAGGTTGTGCTCGATAGAGGGAGTCCTGATGGTGCAGTCAGATTTAAGAGGTTCTATGTATGTTTTGATAGCTTGAgaaagggatttttagaggGCTGTAGATCAGTAATCGGGTTGGATGGCTGTTTTCTAAAATCTAAGTTAGGGGGCCAACTGTTAAGTGCTGTAGGTAGAGACGGGAACAATCAAATGTTCCCATTTGCATGGGCAGTGGTGGAAGGAGAGAATGAGAATTCCTGGAGATGGTTTCTTGATCTTTTAATGAAAGATTTGGGAATTAAGGATGGATATAGGTGGACAATCATCAGTGATCAGCAAAAA GGGCTTGAGAAGGCAGTAAAGGTACTTCTACCTCATGTAGAGCATAGAAACTGTGCTCGACATATTTATgctaattggaaaaaaaataatggcgGTGTGGCTCTGAAGTCCCTTTTCTGGAGAGCAGTCATGTGCACAACTGAGGTTGAATTTTTCAGGATAATGGAAGAGATGAGAGCAGTATCAGTGAAGGCATGTGATCAGTTTATGCAGGTAGGTCCTCAGAAGTTTTGTAGAGCTTTTATTAGTGAATGGAATAAATGTGAAATTGTTCACAACAACATATGTGAGTGCTTTAATGCCTATATTTTGCAAGCAAGGGCTAAACCATTGATAGATATGTTGGAAGATATTAGAACTAGATTGATGAAAATGATGGCTGAGAAGAAGCAATTGGTGATTGGGTCTACTGATGAGTTATGCCCAAGGGTGAAAAAGAAAGTTGAGGAGGCTAGGGAACTAAGTTGGCGTTGCACCATTGTATATGTTGGAGAATCAAAATTTCAGGTTGCTGATCTTGGGGAAGGTTATGTAGTTGATTTAAAGAGAATGACATGTACTTGTAGAAGGTGGAACCTCAATGGCATTCCTTGTCTACACGCAATGGGTTGCATTGTTTATTGGAACAGAGAAGAACCTCAGAAGTATGTGCATGAGTACTTTAAAAGAGAGATGTACTTGAAAGCATATGAACAACCACTTGAACCCCCAAATGGTAAGAACTTGTGGGCTAAAGTACAAGATCCACCAGCGTTGCCTCCACAAGTGAGAAAAATGCCAGGAAGGCCAAAGAATTCTCGAAACAAAGATGCCAGTGAAAAAGAACTTACAAGAAAAAGAAGcaacaagaaagaaaataaccAAGCTAAACTTTCCACAACTCATAAAAGGAGaggtagaaaaaaaaagatagccAAGCTGAATCTTTCACAACTCAG GAGCAATATTGAGCCAGGAGACATGAGTCAACATTCTATGGACGAGGTGATTACACAAGACCAACAACGTCCTGTTGTACCAGAGGTTCCTTCTGCTAGACCTGGTTGTGTTTCTGATATTAGACCACCAAAGTTACAG gcaaaaaggaaacaaattGCACCAACTCTTAAGGCACAAATATCTAAAGAAATTGCTCTAGCTAAGAAAGGTTGTGGAAAGGTTGTGGAGTCCTTACTGCAGATAATG ATGCCTGATCAACCAGTGAGGATCTCTTATATCGGCGAGTATGGAGGGTAG
- the LOC116206957 gene encoding uncharacterized protein LOC116206957 encodes MGRWVKPEVYPLMAAMAFVSGMCVFQLTRNVFLNPDVRINKAHRSVPVLDNADEGEKYSQHSLRKFLRTRPPEIMPAINHFFSEDN; translated from the exons ATGGGGCGTTGGGTCAAACCTGAG GTGTATCCGCTGATGGCAGCCATGGCATTTGTGTCGGGTATGTGCGTGTTTCAGCTCACCAGGAACGTTTTCCTCAACCCTGATGTCAG AATAAACAAGGCTCATCGGAGTGTGCCGGTGCTCGATAATGCTGATGAAGGAGAGAAGTACTCGCAGCACAGCCTCCGCAAGTTCCTCCGCACTCGTCCCCCGGAGATCATGCCTGCCATCAACCATTTCTTCTCCGAAGACAATTAA
- the LOC116209578 gene encoding trishanku has product MSTRRGPPKHQNQYAWKPNAGRKINETEVGGRLRPLSEITGVCLRCKEQIEWKRRYGKYKPLAEPAKCQVCSKRNVRQAYHNLCRGCAKDQNVCAKCRCHVGSVVGRDSSELEVEQKMLEEAIKNARERDRRTLLRAMNKGKSNSSGKPATEKVNKVGELFPSSSLEDYAKSGGGGGAGYNNGKEDEEDENREEEDGDEAEEEEEEDDNDDDNDDEEGDGSEEDKK; this is encoded by the exons ATGAGCACCCGCCGCGGGCCGCCTAAGCACCAGAACCAGTACGCCTGGAAACCGAACGCCGGCCGCAAGATCAACGAAACG GAGGTCGGGGGGAGGCTGAGGCCGCTGTCGGAGATAACGGGAGTGTGCCTCCGCTGTAAAGAGCAGATCGAATGGAAACGTCGTTATGGGAAATACAAACCCCTCGCTGAACCCGCTAAGTG CCAGGTTTGCTCGAAGAGGAATGTTCGTCAAGCTTACCACAACCTCTGCAGGG GTTGTGCTAAGGACCAAAATGTATGTGCAAAGTGCCGTTGCCATGTCGGTTCTGTAGTGGGAAG AGACTCTTCTGAATTGGAGGTGGAACAGAAAATGCTTGAGGAG GCAATCAAGAATGCTCGAGAAAGGGACAGGAGAACTCTACTACGTGCT ATGAACAAAGGCAAATCTAATAGTTCGGGTAAACCTGCCACCGAGAAAGTAAACAAGGTTGGAGAACTATTCCCCTCCTCATCGCTTGAGGACTATGCCAAATCAGGGGGAGGTGGTGGTGCTGGTTACAATAATGGTAAggaggatgaagaagatgagaaccgggaggaagaagatggagatgaagctgaagaggaggaagaggaagacgacaatgatgatgataatgatgatgaagaagggGATGGTAGTGAGGAAGACAAGAAGTAG